The following proteins are co-located in the Deinococcus apachensis DSM 19763 genome:
- a CDS encoding response regulator, producing the protein MLLPLPTLPGIARRPLQVLLIDDNPADLLAQEAFAALEEPVSLTSCRSGGAALGALRQVNAALPDVVLLDVNMPGLNGFEVLSALKTDPRLCLVPVVMLTTSRSRADIREAYARHANAYLLKSGDFGEFLADIRSFVRFWAGSNPDRLPGSVSA; encoded by the coding sequence ATGCTCCTCCCCTTACCCACCCTCCCCGGCATCGCGCGCCGCCCCCTCCAGGTCCTGCTGATCGACGACAACCCCGCTGACCTCCTCGCTCAGGAGGCCTTTGCCGCGCTGGAAGAACCGGTCAGCCTCACCTCATGCCGGAGCGGTGGGGCGGCCCTCGGGGCGCTGCGTCAGGTGAACGCGGCCCTTCCCGACGTGGTGCTGCTTGACGTGAACATGCCGGGCCTGAACGGGTTCGAGGTGCTGAGCGCCCTGAAGACCGACCCACGGCTGTGCCTGGTCCCCGTGGTGATGCTGACGACCTCGCGCAGCCGAGCGGACATCCGCGAGGCATATGCCCGCCATGCCAACGCGTACCTGCTGAAATCGGGGGATTTCGGGGAGTTCCTCGCGGACATCCGCAGCTTCGTGAGGTTCTGGGCGGGGAGCAACCCGGACCGTCTGCCTGGGAGCGTCTCCGCCTAA